The Bombus terrestris chromosome 4, iyBomTerr1.2, whole genome shotgun sequence genome has a window encoding:
- the LOC100651518 gene encoding alkylglycerol monooxygenase isoform X2 translates to MTKRESDAVIALHWVYFVSSFNSIYLNVKVQRTIATNEMNISKANLIDQLKHTGKLWYLVNPYETIFEFPHEVPDYQQQVWLPFLVLIVFEHIILAFKKKRFRLNDQVTSLSQWILQETSRTLFRGAEYYAYIVIYERCRWWNLPWNSLWTWCITAVGVDFCYYWVHRSNHEIHFLWAQHQVHHSSEEFNLAVGLRQSILQHWCNFMLYLPLALFIPPSHFIVHNQFNLIYQLWIHTTVIDDLGPFELIFNTPKHHRVHHGCNLYCLDKNYGGVLIIWDKLFGTFMREKEKEEIIYGLVVSARSFNPLYLQTFYTAELIKKVIRMSTFMDKLGVIWKGPSWFPGIPRLGLDKYKINTRLTNVFEKSTISCCTLHYVLIRYQRYFMNNSTDRKRIRLYESTCMKVK, encoded by the exons ATGACTAAAAGAGAATCGGATGCAGTTATAGCGCTTCACTGGGTTTACTTTGTTTCGTCGTTCAACAGTATTTATCTGAACGTCAAAGTGCAACGTACTATAGCAACGAACGAAATGAATATTTCTAAGGCTAATTTGATCGATCAGTTAAAACACACAGGGAAACTCTGGTATCTTGTTAACCCCTATGAGACAATTTTCGAATTCCCACACGAAGTTCCCGATTATCAGCAGCAG GTATGGTTACCATTTTTGGTCCTTATCGTATTTGAGCATATTATACTGGCCTTTAAGAAGAAAAGATTCCGCTTGAACGATCAAGTGACTTCCTTGTCTCAATGGATATTGCAAGAAACTAGCCG TACTCTCTTCCGTGGTGCCGAATATTACGCGTACATCGTAATTTACGAGAGATGTCGCTGGTGGAATCTGCCTTGGAACTCTCTATGGACTTGGTGTATCACTGCCGTGGGGGTGGATTTCTGTTACTATTGGGTTCACCGCAGTAACCACG AGATACACTTTTTATGGGCTCAGCATCAAGTACATCATAGCAGCGAAGAATTCAATCTCGCGGTTGGTCTGCGGCAATCCATCTTGCAACACTGGTGTAATTTC ATGTTATATTTACCTCTTGCATTATTTATACCGCCATCGCATTTCATCGTACATAAtcagtttaatttaatttatcaattatgGATTCATACGACTGTCATCGATGATCTTGGACCGTTCGAGCTAATATTCAACACACCAAAACATCATCGTGTACATCATG GTtgcaacttatattgcctggaCAAAAATTACGGTGGCGTTCTCATTATATGGGATAAATTATTTGGAACATTCatgcgagaaaaagaaaaggaagagataaTTTATGGCTTAGTTGTTAGCGCTCGATCTTTTAATCCCCTGTATTTACAG ACATTTTACACcgcagaattaattaaaaaggttATACGGATGTCAACTTTTATGGACAAGTTAGGTGTTATCTGGAAAGGTCCTAGTTGGTTTCCAGGTATTCCTCGCTTAGGTCtggataaatataaaattaac ACTCGACTCACAAATGTATTTGAAAAAAGTACTATCTCCTGTTGTACACTGCATTATGTTCTCATACGTTACCAAcgatattttatgaataattcaaCCGATAGAAAGAGAATTAGATTGTATGAAAGTACTTGTATGAAAGTAAAATGA